Proteins found in one Nostoc sp. NIES-3756 genomic segment:
- a CDS encoding esterase/lipase family protein, with protein sequence MPLPTVIIPGYLESAIAYQQLAALLEKSGFPTITVPLRRRDWLPLIGGRSVAPILQQLNHTVKQALQEHNANQVNLIGHSAGGWISRIYLGEKPYPATGKLQSLWNAHPSVATLITLGTPHISQERWTRWNLDFVNNNYPGALYKNVRYVCVAGKTIYGERRRGSWLAYSSYQQTCGLGNTWGDGITPVTSAHLAGAENLTIEGVKHSPRSHGIWYGSPEVLASWVEYLS encoded by the coding sequence ATGCCATTACCTACCGTCATCATCCCTGGATATCTAGAAAGTGCGATCGCTTACCAGCAACTAGCAGCGTTATTAGAAAAATCAGGCTTCCCCACAATTACAGTACCTCTAAGAAGGCGGGACTGGCTTCCCTTAATTGGTGGTAGATCCGTCGCGCCCATTTTACAGCAACTCAACCATACTGTCAAACAAGCTTTACAAGAACATAATGCTAATCAAGTTAACTTAATTGGTCACTCCGCCGGCGGCTGGATTTCGCGCATCTATTTAGGCGAAAAGCCTTATCCTGCAACGGGTAAGCTGCAATCTCTCTGGAATGCCCATCCCTCAGTAGCTACTCTCATCACCTTGGGTACACCCCACATCAGCCAAGAACGCTGGACACGCTGGAATCTTGATTTTGTTAACAATAACTACCCCGGAGCCTTGTACAAAAATGTGCGTTACGTTTGCGTAGCGGGGAAAACTATCTATGGCGAAAGGCGGCGCGGTAGCTGGTTAGCTTACAGCAGTTATCAGCAAACTTGCGGCTTAGGTAATACTTGGGGCGACGGTATAACACCAGTTACATCGGCTCATCTTGCAGGTGCAGAGAATTTAACTATCGAGGGTGTCAAACACTCTCCCAGAAGCCACGGAATTTGGTACGGTTCACCAGAAGTCTTAGCAAGTTGGGTGGAGTATTTGAGTTGA
- a CDS encoding cytochrome b N-terminal domain-containing protein, giving the protein MQTTQFDRILRRIATVLSVVILSLCLIYVSTGILLSFYYEPTAGGAYRSLRMIDNEVAYGWLFHRAHDISGNLMIAIALVQIVVMFLGRQFRNSWLTAWISGIFFTLSAIGLDWTAMILDWTQEGYWRFNIELGNIEAIPFVGTLLREIITGGGAISSLTVLHLYTLHNYLISVAAVIFAVIHLAALLWQERQMYAEVTEEPIQLREASLVES; this is encoded by the coding sequence ATGCAAACCACCCAGTTTGATAGGATTTTGCGGCGAATCGCCACGGTATTATCAGTTGTGATTCTTTCCCTGTGTCTGATTTATGTATCTACAGGAATTTTATTATCATTTTATTACGAACCAACAGCAGGCGGGGCGTATAGATCACTGAGAATGATCGATAACGAAGTAGCTTATGGTTGGTTGTTCCATCGGGCGCATGATATTTCTGGTAATTTAATGATTGCGATCGCCTTAGTGCAAATTGTCGTCATGTTCTTAGGACGGCAATTCCGTAACAGTTGGCTGACTGCTTGGATAAGTGGAATTTTCTTTACCTTGAGTGCGATCGGTCTAGATTGGACAGCGATGATTTTAGACTGGACTCAAGAAGGATATTGGCGATTTAATATCGAGTTGGGCAATATCGAAGCGATTCCCTTTGTTGGTACGCTCTTGAGAGAAATCATTACAGGCGGTGGGGCGATTAGTAGCTTGACTGTTCTCCACCTGTACACACTACACAACTATCTAATTAGCGTTGCGGCTGTAATTTTCGCAGTGATACATTTAGCCGCTTTATTGTGGCAAGAACGGCAAATGTATGCAGAAGTCACAGAAGAACCCATTCAACTGAGAGAAGCATCACTAGTAGAAAGTTGA
- the petJ gene encoding cytochrome c6 PetJ → MRIILLILLLAIAIFKLIFTNPALAVELPTGAKIFNNNCASCHIGGGNILIAEKTLKKEALSKYLENYDTNSIQAIIHQVQYGKNAMPAFKDKLTNEEILEVAAYVFQKAEQDWPNPEKEG, encoded by the coding sequence TTGAGAATAATTTTATTAATATTACTGTTGGCGATCGCTATATTTAAACTTATATTCACTAATCCAGCCCTAGCTGTCGAACTTCCCACAGGGGCAAAAATTTTTAATAACAACTGTGCTTCCTGCCACATAGGTGGCGGAAACATTCTTATAGCTGAAAAAACCCTCAAAAAAGAAGCATTATCAAAGTACCTGGAGAATTATGACACAAATTCCATCCAGGCCATTATCCACCAGGTACAATACGGCAAAAATGCCATGCCTGCCTTCAAAGACAAGCTAACCAACGAAGAAATTCTAGAAGTCGCTGCTTACGTTTTCCAGAAAGCAGAACAAGATTGGCCAAACCCTGAGAAGGAGGGGTAG
- the psbV gene encoding photosystem II cytochrome c-550: MLRRLIGVVVATVLLTFGLIVGSATAVELDEATRTLPLNTDGDTITLSLKQVKEGKRLFQYACAQCHAGGVTKTNQNVGLEPEALALATPNRNNIEGLVDYMKNPTTYDGEEEISELHPSIKSADIFTEMRNLTDDDLKAIAGHILLQPKILGDKWGGGKIYY, encoded by the coding sequence TTAAGAAGACTTATTGGCGTTGTTGTGGCTACTGTTTTACTGACTTTTGGTTTGATTGTTGGTAGCGCAACAGCTGTGGAACTGGACGAAGCTACCCGGACATTACCATTAAATACTGACGGTGATACCATCACTCTCAGCCTTAAACAAGTAAAAGAAGGCAAACGTTTATTTCAATACGCTTGCGCGCAATGTCACGCTGGTGGTGTTACCAAAACTAACCAGAACGTGGGACTTGAACCAGAAGCTCTGGCATTAGCGACACCCAACCGTAACAATATTGAAGGTTTGGTGGACTATATGAAGAACCCCACCACCTACGACGGTGAAGAGGAAATTTCCGAATTACACCCCAGCATTAAGAGTGCAGATATTTTCACAGAGATGAGAAATCTGACCGATGATGACCTAAAAGCGATCGCTGGTCATATTCTCCTACAGCCAAAAATTCTTGGCGACAAGTGGGGCGGCGGCAAAATTTACTACTAA
- the psbV2 gene encoding photosystem II cytochrome PsbV2, with translation MLSRFFARLLILSISLMVYCSSSFSANAATIDPYIVKYLHITEPIAVDIDEQGNKRLFSPQELSLGKKLFESNCINCHVGGATLPDPQVSLSLEKLQAANPRRDLLDNLIAFMRQPMTYDGTQETYWCRQLSPSSISQQQVESLAAFVLTAAQKAPGWGTDSF, from the coding sequence ATGCTAAGTCGATTTTTCGCTCGGTTGCTGATTTTATCTATTTCTTTGATGGTCTATTGCAGCAGTAGTTTTAGCGCCAATGCTGCCACGATAGACCCTTACATCGTCAAATACCTACACATCACAGAACCAATCGCTGTGGATATTGATGAGCAAGGCAACAAGCGTTTATTCTCTCCTCAAGAATTATCTTTAGGTAAAAAACTTTTCGAGAGTAACTGTATTAATTGCCATGTTGGTGGTGCGACCTTGCCAGATCCTCAAGTATCTCTATCTCTGGAAAAACTCCAGGCTGCTAATCCTCGAAGAGATTTGCTGGATAATCTCATAGCTTTCATGCGCCAACCTATGACCTACGACGGTACTCAAGAAACCTATTGGTGTCGTCAACTCTCTCCTAGTTCCATATCACAACAGCAGGTAGAAAGTTTAGCTGCTTTCGTGCTTACAGCCGCACAAAAGGCTCCAGGGTGGGGTACAGACAGTTTTTAA
- the petE gene encoding plastocyanin: MKFIAASLRRFSLAVLTILLVVSSFAVFTPSAAADTHQIKLGSDKGLLVFEPAKLTIKPGDTVEFVNNKVPPHNVVFDAALNPAKSADLAKSLSHKQLLMSPGQNVTTTFPADAPAGDYTFYCEPHRGAGMVGKITVAG; encoded by the coding sequence ATGAAATTTATTGCGGCAAGCTTGCGGCGCTTTAGTTTAGCTGTATTAACCATTCTTTTAGTTGTTAGCAGCTTTGCTGTGTTTACACCCTCTGCTGCGGCTGATACACACCAAATAAAACTAGGTAGCGATAAAGGTCTGTTAGTATTTGAACCTGCAAAATTGACAATTAAGCCAGGCGACACAGTTGAATTTGTCAACAACAAAGTTCCTCCCCATAATGTTGTGTTTGATGCTGCTCTCAATCCAGCTAAGAGTGCTGATTTAGCTAAGTCTTTATCTCACAAACAGTTGTTAATGAGTCCTGGTCAAAATGTAACTACCACCTTCCCAGCAGATGCACCCGCAGGTGACTATACCTTCTACTGCGAACCTCACCGTGGCGCTGGTATGGTTGGTAAAATCACCGTTGCAGGCTAA
- a CDS encoding cation:proton antiporter, whose protein sequence is MEASFEVTLQMAIAVFAGIGAQVLAAYLRLPSIVILLLLGILLGGDGVGLLHPQVLGTGLEVIVALATAIILFEGGLNLDLRELGKVSLSLQLLVTLGTLITLIGGSMAAHWLGEFPWNIAFLYASIVVVTGPTVVGPLLKQIKVDRQVATLLEGEGVLIDPVGAILAFVVLDTIVNGDADPANAIVGLVMRLGIGGAIGAAGGYFMSLIFKRANVLSTELKNLVVLAVLWSLFTLAQMIRSESGVMTTVVAGAVFANSSVPEERSLRSFKGQLTILSVSVLFILLAADLSIASVFALGWGSLFTVLVLMFVVRPVNILFCTWKSNLNWRQKLFLSWVAPRGIVSASVASLFAILLTQRGINGGDSIKALVFLTIIMTVVCQGLTAGWVAKFLGITSEQATGAVIVGCNPLSLLIARFFQERGENVVLIDTDPDCIAQAEAQNIRVIASSALDGEVLDEAGLGSMGTFVAMTSNGEVNFVLAQRAAEEFNPPRVLAVFPRDPQANGSANHKVSQAFVSDLQIKTWNEYLNDGRVKLGTTTLSESDFASQQEHIQDKIRNGVLVPLLVEREERLHIIPANQEWEVGDRIIYLLHDPRPNLLKRLSGASQSTPLVLEKLPEVEEVPLAKVPQLSTSDASLS, encoded by the coding sequence ATGGAAGCATCATTTGAAGTCACCCTACAGATGGCGATCGCTGTTTTTGCAGGCATCGGCGCTCAGGTTCTGGCTGCTTACTTGCGTTTACCAAGCATCGTCATATTGCTGTTGTTGGGCATTCTCCTGGGTGGGGATGGGGTCGGTTTGTTGCATCCCCAGGTTCTCGGCACAGGATTGGAAGTGATTGTTGCCCTAGCAACCGCAATTATTCTGTTTGAAGGTGGATTAAATTTAGATTTACGGGAATTAGGCAAAGTTTCCCTCAGCCTGCAATTGCTTGTCACCTTGGGGACGCTAATTACCCTAATTGGGGGTAGTATGGCGGCTCATTGGTTGGGTGAGTTCCCCTGGAATATAGCTTTTCTCTACGCTTCTATCGTTGTGGTCACAGGGCCTACGGTAGTCGGGCCTCTGCTCAAGCAAATTAAGGTAGATCGGCAAGTAGCAACGCTGTTAGAAGGAGAGGGTGTTCTGATCGACCCAGTAGGGGCTATTTTAGCCTTCGTGGTGCTAGATACCATCGTTAACGGCGATGCAGACCCAGCAAACGCTATTGTCGGTTTAGTGATGCGTCTGGGTATTGGTGGGGCGATTGGTGCGGCTGGTGGTTATTTCATGAGTTTGATTTTTAAACGCGCCAATGTTCTGTCAACGGAGTTGAAAAACTTGGTAGTGTTGGCGGTGCTATGGAGTTTGTTTACTCTGGCGCAGATGATTCGTAGTGAATCGGGTGTGATGACAACGGTAGTTGCAGGGGCGGTATTTGCTAACTCCTCGGTTCCAGAGGAAAGGTCTTTACGCAGCTTTAAAGGACAATTGACGATTCTTAGCGTTTCTGTTCTCTTCATCCTACTAGCGGCTGATTTATCCATTGCCAGTGTGTTTGCTTTGGGATGGGGCAGTTTATTTACTGTTTTGGTGTTGATGTTTGTTGTTCGCCCAGTCAATATCCTGTTTTGTACTTGGAAAAGTAACTTGAACTGGCGACAGAAGTTATTTTTAAGCTGGGTTGCGCCTAGAGGAATTGTCTCTGCATCTGTTGCGTCTTTGTTTGCGATTTTGCTAACTCAGCGCGGGATTAATGGTGGTGATTCAATTAAGGCTTTAGTGTTCCTCACAATCATCATGACGGTGGTTTGCCAAGGACTAACGGCTGGTTGGGTGGCAAAGTTCTTGGGGATCACTTCTGAGCAAGCTACAGGTGCGGTGATTGTCGGTTGTAACCCTTTGAGTCTGTTGATTGCCCGATTCTTCCAAGAACGGGGTGAAAATGTCGTTCTGATTGACACTGATCCTGACTGCATAGCCCAAGCTGAAGCGCAAAATATTCGAGTGATTGCTAGCAGTGCGTTGGATGGGGAGGTTTTGGATGAGGCGGGACTAGGCTCGATGGGAACTTTTGTAGCGATGACTAGTAATGGTGAGGTAAATTTTGTCTTGGCGCAAAGGGCTGCTGAGGAATTTAACCCGCCTCGTGTGCTTGCTGTTTTCCCACGCGATCCCCAGGCTAATGGTTCAGCTAATCATAAAGTGAGCCAAGCTTTTGTTTCTGACTTGCAAATCAAGACTTGGAACGAATATCTCAATGATGGACGGGTAAAGTTAGGCACAACTACCCTGAGTGAATCTGATTTTGCTAGTCAACAAGAGCATATTCAAGACAAGATTCGGAATGGGGTGTTGGTTCCGTTGTTGGTAGAAAGGGAAGAACGCTTACACATTATCCCAGCAAATCAGGAGTGGGAAGTAGGCGATCGCATTATCTACCTGCTGCATGATCCCAGGCCGAATCTCTTAAAACGCCTATCGGGTGCTAGTCAGTCCACACCTCTGGTTCTGGAAAAGTTACCAGAGGTGGAAGAAGTACCTTTAGCAAAAGTGCCTCAACTTTCTACTAGTGATGCTTCTCTCAGTTGA